Proteins encoded together in one Gigantopelta aegis isolate Gae_Host chromosome 8, Gae_host_genome, whole genome shotgun sequence window:
- the LOC121380164 gene encoding 52 kDa repressor of the inhibitor of the protein kinase-like produces the protein MGRPEKRKQELKIASKRCQSLDKFFNNKRPRPREGQTQQAPREERPTPDEKSNPSESPSGSASEGYKEESQTKTPTATINDIGHIITATMSVLDIKKAIEGLSDGEKYTLIKHHSQPSETYTFPIIYVGGCNRSFKLSWLKEYQWLVYSQKLDGAFCIMCSLFCMNREGKGQFVNRPFINWQKKSEKCKSHESNEYHQEAMQIADTFIKSIENPNATIPILMENNRSKNIDKNREILRCIAEAIVYCGKQGIALRGKNEHLEDEKTNPGNFLSLIKVLARYCSTLHEHLMEPQMKCVTYLSPQTQNELLDVIGNHIILGDLVQEIKTAQFYSIMADEVTSHNTEQLALCVRFVDSDENIREEFIQFSKVIRTTAEYLANEIIHILENLGIPLKDMRGQGYDGASNMSSGRVGVQAKIREHAPLATYVHCSGHCLNLVISHACNIPEVRNMIDKLKNCCLFFRNSPKRNELLELITAIKVENQTRRKTLIDLCRTRWAERQNAYQHFYQCYFFIVDALQVIGYKMHLEEYNGLHEGFAELYWDWKTQTRSDAQQLLTGITSFGFIIVFLTVYQYLSHLSGLTVQLQSSSLDIIHAYNAVNDIKDIYKKERHDVDSNFESVIFKQAERMAAKVGVEPNKPRVSGRQIYRANNAASSTVLEHYKLNLAIPFLDHVCENLNSKFSGLAKTAISLLGLVPSILCENNMSIDEILRMYNEDLPSPEVTDLELKRWKMRYENVSPERRPSTPAAALKDCDGTHFPNIKTLLRIACTIPATSCECERSASSLRRLHSYARATMGQERLSALALLHIHYDKEIDLDRVVNVFVQCHPRRLELSSIIKP, from the coding sequence ATGGGCAggccagagaaaagaaaacaggAACTGAAAATTGCATCCAAGAGATGTCAATCCCTGGATAAATTCTTTAACAATAAACGACCACGACCAAGAGAAGGGCAAACCCAACAGGCACCACGAGAAGAACGCCCGACTCCTGACGAAAAAAGTAATCCATCAGAATCGCCATCAGGGTCTGCTAGCGAAGGATACAAAGAAGAATCCCAAACCAAGACACCTACTGCAACAATTAACGATATTGGACATATCATTACTGCAACAATGTCAGTACTAGATATTAAAAAAGCAATTGAAGGACTCTCTGATGGAGAAAAATATACACTAATCAAACACCATAGCCAGCCGTCCGAAACATATACATTTCCTATAATATATGTTGGTGGCTGTAACCGCAGTTTTAAACTCAGCTGGTTGAAGGAATATCAATGGTTAGTTTATAGCCAAAAACTCGATGGTGCCTTTTGCATCATGTGTTCACTTTTCTGTATGAATCGAGAAGGGAAAGGGCAATTTGTCAATCGGCCATTTATAAATTGGCAAAAGAAGTCCGAAAAGTGCAAAAGCCACGAAAGCAACGAGTACCACCAAGAGGCAATGCAAATTGCAGACACGTTCATCAAAAGTATTGAAAATCCTAATGCCACTATTCCAATTTTGATGGAAAACAATAGGTCAAAGAACATTGACAAAAACCGAGAAATACTTCGATGCATTGCAGAAGCAATTGTGTATTGTGGCAAGCAAGGTATAGCATTACGTGGGAAGAACGAACACTTGGAGGATGAGAAAACAAACCCGGGAAATTTTCTCTCCTTGATCAAGGTACTGGCTAGGTATTGCTCAACCTTACATGAACATTTAATGGAGCCACAAATGAAATGTGTCACTTACTTGTCaccacaaacacaaaatgagtTACTCGATGTTATAGGCAATCACATAATTCTCGGTGACCTTGTCCAAGAGATAAAGACAGCACAGTTCTATAGTATCATGGCGGATGAGGTGACATCTCATAACACTGAACAGCTGGCTCTGTGCGTCCGCTTCGTGGATTCAGATGAAAATATTAGGGAGGAGTtcatacaattttcaaaagtgaTTCGCACCACGGCTGAATATCTGGCCAATGAGATCATTCACATACTGGAAAACCTTGGTATACCATTGAAAGATATGCGTGGTCAAGGATATGATGGGGCGAGTAACATGTCATCTGGTCGAGTTGGCGTCCAGGCTAAAATCCGAGAGCATGCTCCATTAGCAACATATGTGCACTGTAGTGGCCATTGCTTAAATCTGGTTATAAGTCACGCCTGTAACATACCAGAAGTGCGTAACATGATCGACAAACTTAAGAACTGTTGCCTTTTTTTCCGAAATAGCCCAAAGAGAAATGAACTTCTTGAGTTGATTACAGCGATTAAAGTCGAGAACCAAACAAGGAGAAAAACTTTAATTGATCTCTGTCGGACCCGATGGGCGGAGCGCCAAAATGCCTACCAACACTTTTACCAGTGCTATTTCTTTATTGTTGATGCCCTACAGGTGATCGGCTACAAGATGCATCTTGAAGAATACAATGGTCTACATGAAGGTTTTGCAGAATTGTATTGGGATTGGAAAACACAGACCCGCAGTGATGCGCAGCAGTTGCTCACTGGTATAACAAGTTTTGGCTTTATTATAGTTTTCCTCACAGTCTACCAATATCTCTCACATCTTTCTGGACTTACTGTTCAGCTCCAAAGCTCCTCTCTGGATATTATTCATGCATATAATGCCGTGAACGATATTAAAGATATCTACAAGAAAGAGCGCCATGACGTTGACAGTAATTTCGAATCTGTAATTTTCAAACAGGCAGAGAGAATGGCAGCAAAAGTGGGTGTTGAGCCCAATAAGCCAAGGGTCAGTGGGAGACAGATATACCGTGCCAATAATGCTGCAAGTAGTACTGTACTGGAACACTACAAACTGAACTTGGCAATTCCTTTCTTGGATCATGTGTGTGAAAATTTAAACTCTAAGTTTTCTGGACTGGCTAAAACTGCAATTTCACTGCTAGGACTAGTACCATCTATACTTTGTGAAAACAACATGTCGATTGACGAAATCCTACGTATGTACAACGAGGATCTCCCATCACCCGAGGTGACCGACCTAGAATTGAAACGTTGGAAAATGCGATATGAAAATGTGTCACCTGAGAGGAGACCTTCTACTCCAGCTGCTGCGTTGAAGGATTGTGATGGAACCCATTTTCCTAACATAAAAACTCTTCTCAGGATCGCATGTACTATTCCAGCAACCTCCTGTGAGTGCGAACGAAGTGCAAGTTCATTAAGGCGTTTACATTCATATGCGAGGGCAACGATGGGGCAAGAACGCCTGTCTGCATTGGCACTCTTGCACATTCATTACGATAAGGAGATTGATCTTGACCGTGTCGTGAACGTGTTTGTACAATGTCATCCAAGGCGTCTTGAACTCTCATCGATAATTAAACCATAA